The Spirochaetota bacterium genome contains the following window.
GAAGATCTTCGTGATGATCTCCACGCCCTTGTCGATCTTCTTCTGGTCGTTGGCCGTGAGGGGCTTGGAAAAGGCCCTCCCCTTTTTGATCTCGCCGGTGGTATCGTCCTGCACCTTCACCATGATGCTGGTATACCGCATGAAGTTGGCCATCTTCAAAAGATGCGTGGGTCCCGACAGCGCGATAATCCCCAGGAAGAGCGCCCAGTTCGGGGCCACCGGCAGGATGCAGAGGCCGTCCTCGTCATAGTGCTCGATGGTACCCACGCTCATCGGCGTGGCCCCCAGGGAGTTGGTGCCGGGGATGATCCCCTGCACGAAGGAGAGCCAGTCGCAGCAGAGGCCCTTGCCCGCCTCCTCGATGCCGGCGCCCCGGAGCATATGCACGTTGTTCAGGCCCCCCGAGGAGAGGACCACCGCCTTGCCGTAGTACCGCTCGCCGTTCTTCAGGGCAACGCCCACGGCCCTGCCGTTCTCCACGATCACGTCCTTCACGTTGGCGTGGAGCTTCAGGTCCGCGCCGCCGGCCACCGCCTCGTCGCCGAAGACGCGGCCGGTCCACTTCGCCCCGGTCTTGCACCCGAGCATGCAGTTGCCGGAGCCGCTGCACTTGCCCGGATCGATGAACTTCTCCACCTTCTGCCAGTGGTAGCCCAGGCTGTTGGCCGCCTCCAGCAGGCGCATGTTGTTCTCGCCGATCAGCTCGTCCGGCATCGGCTGGATCCACATCTCGCTCTTCGCCTCGGCCGCCTCTTTAGCAAGGTCGATCCCCAGGGGGGCGAATATCTTCTTGGGCGGCGGCACCGCGCACCCGGCGGCTATGTTCGAGGCGCCGCCGTAGTTGTTCACGAAAATGACTATATCCTTGTAGTTGCGCAGCAGGGTCGGCAGGTCGATCATGGTCGCCACCGTGGCCGTATTGCCCAGCCACTCCATGCGGCCGCCCTTCTCGAGGAGAAGGACCTTCTTTCCCTTCTTCGTCATCTCCCGGGCCACGGTGCAGCCGGCGGCCCCGCTCCCCACTACGATCACGTCGTATTGCTTCTTCTGTTCCTTTTTCATTGTATGGCTCCTTTTAGTTTCTCAGCGCGTATGCGGATTTTCTGGCGTGTTCCCTGACCAGATCCAGGTCGAGGGGTCTGGATTTATCAGGATCGGCATACAGCCGTATGGCTTTATTGGGACAATTCTCGACACAAAGTTCGCAGCCATGACATTTTCCCTTGTCATAGGACCAGCCCCGGCCATTGATGCTGACAGCGCCGAAATGGCAGGTCTGTACGCAGGTGCCGCATTTCCTGCATTTTTTGATATCATGTTCCACGGAATAGCCGGAGACCTCTGTCATGTAGGTTTTCGGGTCGATTTTCCTGGTCAGGGCGGTTGCCCTGAGGGATACGCAGGTGTCGGGGTGACAGTTGCAGATGACCCCGGTGCTGCCGCCGGTGGCCACTTTGAAAAATGCCTGGGTGATATACCCTTTCTTCCTGAAAGATTTTATTAGGTCCAGGGCTTCTTCCTGGGAGACCACACGGGGATTGTATTTTTTGCACCGGTCGAGCCAGAACTTGCCGGTGCCGCTGCCGACAAAGAGGCATGAATTAATGTGTTCATCCTTATCGCCGAGGGCCTTCTTGCAGGGACAGTCCATGACAACGATGAATTCAGGATCGGTGAAGAGGATCTTTCGTGCGTACTTGAACGGAACGATCTTTTTATTCTCTTCCCCATCAAAATTGATGTTTTCATTAAGTTCAAATATCTTTTTAGTGTCCGCCGCTGACAGGACCTTGCTGTGGTAGCGGCTGAAAATGAAGTTACCCGCATATTTCAGAGGCTTCAGCCATGTCAGGTACTCGAGAGGCTTGAAAGCCATAGAAACGGTTTTGACATAAGGGTAATACCATGCGAAATATAGGTAATTATGGATTGCCCTGTCGATCCGCCAGCCATGCTTTTTCATTAATAATTTTGTCGATTCTCTCATGCTCTGACCCCCTCCAAATTTGGTTTCATAAACTGATGGAAAAATTGGTTAAATTGACCTGATGTGTCATGTCTAATATTTGAAATTAAATTTCTTTATAAACATTATTGATATTTATAAAAATAAATGTACCTGACGCGTCAGGTCTATTTTAATACTACAATTTCAACTATATAAGTCAATAAAAATTATAACAACCAGACGGTTGAACAGTAATTAATTGTTATTTAATCTTTTCGTAAAAATTTAATTATACATTTTTTACAATATATTCATATTAAGATTTTTAAATACTGATATTCTTTGAATAATACATTAGTTTATAACACTATCACTTTAAACATAAGTAAAAAAGGCCATACAGGATCAGTAAAGCATCTATACCAGCCATGATGTAAATTATAACCGGCTCTATGATTATTAAGAAAATTGGGAATCATGGATGCAGTGCTGTTCATCACTTTAGAGCTCCGGTATAAAAAACAGGTAACCTGCAAACCGGATTATATACATCAATTTTCGGCTAACAGATGTTAGTATTTATATAAAAAGCATCCTGGTCTTGTAAAAAGCGTCATATCATTAATATGCAATAATGTCACAATTATAATAAAGCTGCTCCATTGGGGCCACATCAAACTTTTTCTAATTGAAATGTCTGGCATAGCTTTATATACTGCCTCATGTCAGTGGCACAATCGATAAAGACAATATACAATTCTGTCCAGATCCAGGGAACAACGATGCAGCTTAAAAAGAACGAAATTCGCAAACAACGTCTTATCGAAGCGGCAAAGAAATTATTTTCGGAAAAAGGCTTTTACAGCACCTATGTCGATGAAATCATTAAGGAAGCCGGCGTCGGCAAAGGCACCTTTTACAGAAATTTCAAGAACAAGGAGGATATTTTCGTATCGCTTCTCTTCATGTTCCTCAATGACTGGCAGAGTTCCGTTTCCATCGGCATAGATAAAAACATATCCACGTCCTATATCGATTACATCAAAAAAGTCGCGCTGGAAAGCTTTATCTTTTTTAAAAAAAACGAAGAGCTGTCAAACCTCTACTTTCGCATAGCCCCCGGCCTGAGCGCAATCATCGAGCCCTATTTAAAGAATTTCGAAATCCAGATGCTCGATTACATCATCAAAGATCTTGAAAAAGCGCGCGACCTCGGATATCTCGACAAATCCTTCAATGTCAAACTGGCGGCGAATATCGTGGCAGGGGCTTTTTTCCGGGTTCATTATTACTATTTTACCCTTAAAAGCGACGAAGCGGCATCGTCGAACATTGAAGAGCTGGTGAACGAGTTTTTCAACATGCTGTTTTTCGGCGTCCTCTACAAGAACAGGCAGCCTGCGCAGTCCTGAATCAGCACAAAATGCCCCGGTAAGGCTTCCTGCCTTACCAGGGCTTCAATCGTTACATCCTATGTGGGGTTCTACAGGGCAATATGCCCGACTCATGCCATCACTTTTTCTTTTATTCTGTCAAGGTCCAGCGGAAGCGGCTTGCCGGAATCGACGTACAATTCCAGAGCTCCATTAGGGCAGCTCTCAACGCAGAGCTCGCATCCCCTGCACTCAGCGCTGCCGTATTCCCGTTTCCCGCCGTTAAATGTAATCGAGCCAAAATGGCAGACCGTGGCGCAGGTGCCGCATTGTTTGCATTTCTTCGGATCGTGTTTCACGGAATAGCCCGATGTGGTCGACACGGGCACCACGCCGTCGCCCAGCTTTTTGGTGAGCCGAGTCGCGATAAGGCTGAGGCAGTAATCGGGATGGCAGGTACATATGACGCCGGTGCTCCCGCCGGTGGCCACCTTGAAAAACGACTGGTTTATGTATTTCTTTTTTCTCAGCCGGGAAATTATCTCCAGCGCCTCCTTCTGGGTCACCCTTCGCGCGTTATACTTCTTGTTATCCAGCCAGAATTGAGCGGCCTTGCCGACCATGAAGCATGAGTTCAGGTCTTCCTGGGGGGCGCCGGTCGATTTTTTACAGGG
Protein-coding sequences here:
- a CDS encoding GMC family oxidoreductase, coding for MKKEQKKQYDVIVVGSGAAGCTVAREMTKKGKKVLLLEKGGRMEWLGNTATVATMIDLPTLLRNYKDIVIFVNNYGGASNIAAGCAVPPPKKIFAPLGIDLAKEAAEAKSEMWIQPMPDELIGENNMRLLEAANSLGYHWQKVEKFIDPGKCSGSGNCMLGCKTGAKWTGRVFGDEAVAGGADLKLHANVKDVIVENGRAVGVALKNGERYYGKAVVLSSGGLNNVHMLRGAGIEEAGKGLCCDWLSFVQGIIPGTNSLGATPMSVGTIEHYDEDGLCILPVAPNWALFLGIIALSGPTHLLKMANFMRYTSIMVKVQDDTTGEIKKGRAFSKPLTANDQKKIDKGVEIITKIFKKAGAKESSVYPMKAAGAHPSATCRIGHVLDTNLETQIKDLYCCDASVFPSSLGAPVVWTVVSLGKRLSKHLDARLK
- a CDS encoding 4Fe-4S binding protein; translation: MRESTKLLMKKHGWRIDRAIHNYLYFAWYYPYVKTVSMAFKPLEYLTWLKPLKYAGNFIFSRYHSKVLSAADTKKIFELNENINFDGEENKKIVPFKYARKILFTDPEFIVVMDCPCKKALGDKDEHINSCLFVGSGTGKFWLDRCKKYNPRVVSQEEALDLIKSFRKKGYITQAFFKVATGGSTGVICNCHPDTCVSLRATALTRKIDPKTYMTEVSGYSVEHDIKKCRKCGTCVQTCHFGAVSINGRGWSYDKGKCHGCELCVENCPNKAIRLYADPDKSRPLDLDLVREHARKSAYALRN
- a CDS encoding TetR/AcrR family transcriptional regulator, whose product is MQLKKNEIRKQRLIEAAKKLFSEKGFYSTYVDEIIKEAGVGKGTFYRNFKNKEDIFVSLLFMFLNDWQSSVSIGIDKNISTSYIDYIKKVALESFIFFKKNEELSNLYFRIAPGLSAIIEPYLKNFEIQMLDYIIKDLEKARDLGYLDKSFNVKLAANIVAGAFFRVHYYYFTLKSDEAASSNIEELVNEFFNMLFFGVLYKNRQPAQS
- a CDS encoding 4Fe-4S binding protein translates to MKQSTKDIFKKHGRRYDRAIHNYIYFRYYYPYIKTLTTGVLALKRFMWFKPLKPVANFIFHRYHSKVLSMKDTRKIFELNQDLRLISDENKQIIPYKYATKIIFQEPEFIAVMDCPCKKSTGAPQEDLNSCFMVGKAAQFWLDNKKYNARRVTQKEALEIISRLRKKKYINQSFFKVATGGSTGVICTCHPDYCLSLIATRLTKKLGDGVVPVSTTSGYSVKHDPKKCKQCGTCATVCHFGSITFNGGKREYGSAECRGCELCVESCPNGALELYVDSGKPLPLDLDRIKEKVMA